A window of the Butyricimonas virosa genome harbors these coding sequences:
- a CDS encoding sensor histidine kinase, with translation MNKHFGVSWGIAVIAILGVLVWQALSIVELYHFQNERFITKVNHRITRTVNELNLFAVQKSTAVSVVRSVPCLTLAKGEKIERCRLQRDDDLADAEYRATYDIRDTTLWTLEKFYSLLRQGRRRGDKSFPIVINLLDSLGNRIDSLSCGYIPPWLKMKAEPVRLGFLEKHVLEVECMFPVHQFWGRSKNSFILIFVFTVLLIVCVMILMYKINQERKHIIGQHLFLDTVMHNLQSPLDYMSFTQDVLGKKYGNMMEIEDQQALEGIREKQSDMGHAITRLLTLSDIFYRIQIYPCPLCLKEMLEKLCALNFVKIPLGKQVDVNISCEMDNPEISVDPVYLPIVFENLIGNAIKYSGKSVKIDIRCQGKGKWIEIRVKDNGIGIPSRSLKRIFEIYYRDPSMRDDHSRKGFGIGLSFVHSVVKAHHGKITVHSIINVGTEFIIILPRKQWKRK, from the coding sequence ATGAATAAACATTTTGGTGTAAGTTGGGGTATAGCAGTAATAGCTATTTTAGGAGTACTCGTTTGGCAGGCACTTTCGATTGTTGAATTATATCATTTCCAGAATGAGAGATTTATCACTAAAGTGAATCATAGGATTACTCGTACTGTTAACGAGTTGAATTTGTTTGCAGTGCAGAAGTCTACAGCCGTTTCAGTTGTGCGTTCTGTTCCCTGTTTGACACTTGCAAAAGGGGAAAAAATCGAAAGGTGCCGGCTGCAGAGAGATGATGATTTGGCTGATGCTGAATATCGGGCAACATATGATATCCGGGATACAACTCTTTGGACATTAGAAAAATTTTATTCACTTCTTAGACAAGGCAGGAGAAGGGGTGATAAATCTTTTCCTATTGTGATTAATTTGTTGGATAGTTTGGGGAATAGGATTGATAGTCTTAGTTGTGGATATATTCCTCCTTGGTTAAAGATGAAAGCAGAACCTGTCCGCTTGGGTTTTCTAGAAAAACATGTGTTGGAAGTTGAGTGTATGTTTCCGGTACATCAGTTTTGGGGCCGTTCAAAAAATTCTTTTATCCTTATATTTGTGTTTACGGTTTTGTTGATCGTTTGTGTAATGATCCTAATGTACAAGATTAATCAAGAGAGAAAACATATTATCGGGCAACATCTTTTTCTTGATACCGTGATGCATAATTTGCAATCACCTTTGGATTATATGAGTTTTACCCAGGATGTTCTTGGCAAGAAATACGGAAATATGATGGAAATAGAGGATCAACAAGCACTAGAAGGAATTCGGGAAAAACAATCGGATATGGGACATGCCATTACTCGTTTGTTAACCTTGTCGGATATATTTTACCGGATTCAAATTTATCCTTGTCCTCTCTGTTTGAAAGAGATGCTTGAAAAGTTATGTGCCTTGAATTTTGTGAAAATTCCACTCGGGAAACAGGTTGACGTGAATATTTCCTGTGAGATGGACAATCCGGAAATTTCTGTCGATCCTGTTTATCTACCGATTGTTTTTGAAAATTTGATTGGTAATGCTATAAAGTACTCTGGAAAGAGTGTGAAAATAGATATTCGTTGTCAAGGAAAAGGAAAATGGATTGAAATTCGGGTAAAGGATAATGGAATTGGGATTCCATCCCGTAGTTTAAAACGTATTTTTGAAATTTATTATCGTGATCCTTCCATGCGGGATGATCATTCAAGAAAAGGTTTCGGGATCGGTTTATCTTTTGTACATTCTGTTGTGAAAGCCCATCATGGAAAGATAACTGTTCATAGTATTATAAATGTAGGAACTGAATTTATTATTATTTTACCTCGTAAACAATGGAAAAGAAAGTAG
- a CDS encoding DUF4270 family protein — protein MRIVFLAGLLFALYSCNNDLNTIGDTMVPAEGYVNIETFDIETSTVRLDSFPTSLNILSNMLESNQLTLGKMTDKTTGVTTATPYFQLIGSGNTGIPNYDDNYVYDSLTLVFPFNASTKILAGDTATLQTYRVYRLKNFPPTDFDDPSIYNNETLPLYAPEKPLATLSVKLEKQFFTQNNNERYFKLDDDLGRELFSLIRRQDSILDPNNALDFMRYFAGLTIVPDKDNMALLPIDGSGLSLRCHYHLDVNTGTYTFRPLAAYASGGYYAFTNIEHSPSVRFSNVSWNNPLPYSQENKAVIQGQNGYMLKMKLPFKSDVNPYRTILKVEIVLEPQIDNFEDIPEPTTIQVFTLDKYSRISGKLTDLSGNSVFGYLEANPNYKEDRKYRIDITDYYNNMVSNGTGGIDPELNLLIGLAGSPVQIGVDEINTFVGANNLTFQRLIVDKTPVLRIYYANY, from the coding sequence ATGAGAATAGTTTTTCTGGCAGGTCTTTTATTCGCTCTATATTCATGCAACAATGACCTAAACACGATTGGAGATACGATGGTCCCCGCCGAGGGTTACGTGAATATAGAAACTTTTGACATCGAGACATCCACCGTTCGATTGGATTCATTTCCCACAAGTCTTAATATATTATCTAATATGTTAGAAAGTAATCAGCTCACTTTAGGGAAAATGACTGATAAGACCACGGGAGTTACAACCGCCACTCCTTATTTCCAACTTATCGGAAGCGGGAATACCGGGATACCGAATTATGATGATAATTACGTCTACGATTCTTTGACTCTTGTATTCCCTTTTAATGCCAGTACAAAGATTTTGGCAGGAGATACAGCTACTTTACAAACCTACCGGGTATACCGGCTGAAAAATTTTCCCCCTACGGACTTTGACGATCCCAGTATCTACAACAATGAAACCCTTCCATTATATGCCCCGGAGAAACCATTAGCCACGTTGAGTGTCAAGCTGGAAAAACAATTTTTCACTCAAAACAATAATGAACGGTATTTCAAGTTGGATGACGATTTGGGAAGAGAACTCTTCAGTCTCATCCGGAGACAGGATTCCATTCTAGACCCGAATAATGCACTGGATTTTATGCGTTATTTTGCCGGTTTAACGATCGTGCCGGACAAGGATAACATGGCTTTATTACCGATCGACGGTTCAGGCTTGTCGCTAAGATGTCATTATCACCTGGATGTAAACACCGGAACATACACGTTTCGGCCCTTGGCCGCTTACGCTAGCGGAGGATATTACGCTTTCACGAACATCGAACACTCTCCTTCCGTTCGGTTTAGCAATGTTTCGTGGAACAATCCTTTACCATATTCTCAAGAAAACAAAGCTGTTATTCAAGGTCAAAACGGGTATATGTTAAAGATGAAATTACCCTTCAAATCGGATGTGAATCCCTACCGCACAATCTTAAAGGTAGAAATTGTTCTGGAGCCCCAAATCGATAATTTTGAAGACATCCCGGAACCTACAACTATCCAAGTATTCACTTTAGATAAATACTCCAGAATCTCCGGCAAACTGACCGATTTATCTGGTAATTCGGTATTCGGGTATCTCGAAGCAAACCCGAACTACAAGGAAGACCGGAAATATAGAATAGACATCACGGATTATTATAACAATATGGTAAGTAATGGGACCGGAGGTATTGATCCGGAACTTAATTTACTAATCGGTTTAGCAGGTAGCCCTGTACAAATCGGCGTCGATGAAATCAATACATTCGTGGGAGCAAACAATCTCACGTTCCAAAGACTTATCGTTGACAAGACCCCGGTATTACGAATTTATTACGCAAACTATTAG
- a CDS encoding methyltransferase RsmF C-terminal domain-like protein, whose product MISLPPAFTERMQQLLGNESETFFQALVSESPTSIRLNPKKTANTDLPFPALLSRQVPWCSNGYYLKERPSFTSDPLLHGGAYYVQEASSMFLQVVLEQITGDTPLRVLDLCAAPGGKSTLLASNLPKDSLLVSNEVIKSRASILKENIIKWGYDHIVVTNSDPNRFTGLKGAFDMILVDAPCSGEGMFRKDEKAITEWSENNLRLCEERQRRILSDVWDALAPGGYLVYSTCTYNPGENEDILNWILTTFDASSVEIRHNFTAITPSPFPLHGYHFYPHKTSGEGLFMGVIQKNDGTPFTMKKEKRATPSPAVKLPADILPLLPDMTKYTPYIAGETLGILPKQHAEFIQYLSSKAGVIYKGCEIGECIKGRTKPAHSLALYHKLQQKHVIRQEVDLTTALQFLRKEDIRFEAPQGEWILITYKGIGLGWVKEVGNRVNNYYPKEWRIRQF is encoded by the coding sequence ATGATCTCATTACCGCCAGCATTTACAGAAAGGATGCAGCAGCTCCTTGGGAACGAATCGGAAACCTTTTTCCAAGCGTTAGTTTCGGAGTCTCCCACTTCCATCCGGTTAAACCCGAAGAAAACGGCAAACACCGATCTCCCCTTCCCGGCATTACTTTCCCGACAAGTACCCTGGTGTAGTAATGGCTACTACTTGAAGGAGCGTCCCTCGTTCACCTCCGACCCGTTGCTACACGGGGGAGCTTATTACGTGCAAGAAGCCTCCTCCATGTTTCTGCAAGTCGTTCTTGAGCAGATAACCGGGGATACCCCCCTCCGGGTTCTCGACCTATGTGCGGCTCCGGGTGGTAAATCCACGTTACTGGCAAGCAATCTGCCCAAGGATTCACTACTGGTCTCCAACGAAGTAATCAAATCCAGAGCCTCTATTCTCAAAGAAAACATTATTAAATGGGGATATGATCATATTGTTGTCACCAACAGCGACCCCAATCGTTTCACTGGACTGAAAGGAGCGTTCGACATGATTCTCGTGGATGCCCCCTGTTCCGGGGAAGGTATGTTCAGGAAAGACGAGAAAGCCATCACGGAATGGAGCGAGAATAATCTGCGTCTTTGTGAAGAGCGTCAAAGAAGAATACTTTCCGACGTGTGGGATGCTCTCGCCCCCGGGGGGTATCTCGTGTATAGCACGTGTACCTACAATCCGGGAGAAAATGAAGATATATTAAACTGGATTTTAACCACGTTCGATGCATCATCCGTTGAAATCCGGCATAATTTTACAGCCATCACCCCGTCCCCCTTTCCTCTCCACGGGTACCATTTCTACCCGCACAAAACTAGCGGAGAAGGTTTATTCATGGGAGTCATTCAAAAAAATGACGGGACACCCTTTACCATGAAGAAAGAAAAGCGAGCGACCCCATCCCCCGCAGTCAAACTCCCGGCAGACATCCTCCCCCTCCTGCCGGACATGACAAAATACACTCCTTACATTGCGGGAGAAACATTAGGCATCCTTCCAAAACAACACGCCGAATTTATCCAATATCTATCCTCCAAAGCCGGGGTCATTTATAAAGGATGTGAAATCGGAGAATGTATTAAAGGGAGGACGAAACCAGCCCATTCTCTGGCTCTATACCACAAACTGCAACAAAAGCACGTTATCCGTCAAGAAGTGGATCTCACCACAGCCCTCCAATTTTTACGCAAAGAAGACATCCGTTTCGAGGCCCCTCAAGGGGAATGGATTCTCATCACCTACAAAGGCATCGGGCTAGGCTGGGTAAAAGAAGTTGGCAACCGGGTGAACAACTACTACCCGAAAGAATGGAGAATCAGACAATTTTAA
- a CDS encoding response regulator transcription factor, with translation MEKKVDVLYAEDDDKMASVVKKLLEDNEFHVRIACDGRRAWDIFQRSIPDLLLLDLEMPRKDGLEIVKLVRKVNKRVPIVFYSSYMNVEKELEAIKLGADDCIRKGCPMELLLEKLRSIYRRVIRDEGSPQIYFLSETTKFNAVVGLLVINGKNLLLKSMDSRLLHLLCVKMHEIASNDYLIRGLWGNYSYAEKGNALRKGISRLRDILEVDTALVVGNSFGEGYFLTLKGM, from the coding sequence ATGGAAAAGAAAGTAGATGTTTTGTACGCGGAAGACGATGACAAGATGGCTAGCGTTGTAAAAAAGTTGTTGGAAGATAATGAATTTCATGTCCGGATTGCCTGTGACGGAAGGCGGGCATGGGATATTTTTCAGCGTAGTATTCCGGATTTGTTGTTACTGGATTTGGAAATGCCGAGAAAAGACGGGTTGGAAATCGTTAAGTTGGTTCGAAAGGTTAATAAACGAGTTCCGATTGTTTTTTATAGTTCGTACATGAATGTCGAAAAAGAGTTGGAGGCAATAAAATTAGGAGCGGATGATTGTATTCGGAAAGGTTGTCCGATGGAGCTATTATTGGAAAAATTGAGAAGTATTTATCGTCGAGTTATAAGGGATGAAGGAAGCCCCCAAATATATTTCTTGTCAGAAACGACAAAATTTAATGCCGTGGTAGGGCTGTTAGTGATAAATGGGAAAAATTTACTTTTGAAATCAATGGACTCTCGTTTACTTCATTTGCTTTGTGTCAAGATGCACGAGATTGCAAGTAATGATTATTTGATTCGTGGGTTATGGGGCAATTATAGCTATGCCGAGAAAGGAAATGCGTTGAGAAAGGGCATTAGCCGTTTGAGAGATATTTTGGAGGTTGATACTGCTTTGGTGGTCGGAAATTCTTTTGGGGAAGGGTATTTTCTGACTTTAAAGGGAATGTAA
- a CDS encoding glycoside hydrolase family 3 N-terminal domain-containing protein: MYKLLATIGLFCILLPSLHGQAQSSWADSTLNTMNLDEKIGQLIMVAAYSNKDSVYENHLGTTIEKYHIGGVIFFQGSPLRQALMTNKYQRSAKIPLIIGMDAENGVGWRIKPAMEFPNQTLLGAIRDTNLIYRLGAAIGQQCRAMGIHVNFAPVADINVNPKNPVIGIRSFGEKKEEVGNRTLQYMRGLQSQHVMAVAKHFPGHGDTDVDSHLTLPLIRHSAARIDTVELYPFRQLFEAGIPGVMIAHLNVPSYDTTNIPASLSKQIITDLLRKKLHFDGLCFTDAMNMKGVTKGRTPGEADVEALAAGNDILLFPENVEASVKKIKAAIRKGVLTEEMIDEKCRKVLEAKAEFVLPYAAAVDTARLTERLSSPSAKALLQETYAKAITLVKNDGLLLPLTHLDTLRIASLNFGDRKAPVFESTLEKYAPCAHFSLSPSASKEKVEKLINNLSEYNCVILYNSAARNTASRQFGATMELVNVIKQLKGKHIVFCHPATPYGIDLYSYLPMDAIIVSYSHDTPAQQFAAQAIFGGINVNGKLPVSINHYYPAGTGLSTPKLRLGYYQPESCGMDSQILLKIDSICQAAIKAKATPGCQVLVAKDGYVVYNKAFGFNTYDKKKKNTTDNIYDIASITKIVATLPAVMMLYDQQYIALDSPIVRYSYSLRGTDKQDITVKELLLHSAGLRASFSFFQHAIDWDKMQGRLFTTKYTKTNTRKLRDRLYLNPKFTYRDSTFNFTGGEGYLVVSPHFYIHKHFQDSIHNLILNSKLLPQKKYTYSDLGFVLLKDIVEEQSATPFDVYCRKHFFKRLGAYNTDFNAHFNLDMKRVVPANKDDIFRKSQLHGYVHDPIAALMGGVSGNAGLFSTAEDLAKIMSVYLNRGTYGGERLIDSTTIDLFTQTHLPLDQNRRGLGFDKPETLPNKSSPTCKEAPCSSYGHTGFTGAIAWNDPDNQLIYIFLSNRIYPNEFNDKLIKDNIRTKIQEVIYKAILK, translated from the coding sequence ATGTACAAGCTCCTTGCCACAATCGGACTATTTTGCATACTCCTCCCCTCTCTCCACGGTCAAGCTCAGTCCTCATGGGCCGATTCGACATTAAATACCATGAATCTGGATGAAAAAATCGGACAGTTGATCATGGTGGCCGCCTATAGCAACAAAGACAGCGTGTACGAGAATCACCTGGGAACAACCATTGAAAAGTATCATATCGGGGGAGTTATCTTTTTTCAAGGCAGTCCACTAAGACAAGCTCTAATGACAAATAAGTACCAACGGAGTGCAAAAATTCCTCTCATAATCGGCATGGATGCAGAAAACGGAGTCGGCTGGCGGATTAAGCCCGCCATGGAATTTCCCAACCAGACCTTGTTGGGAGCCATTCGAGACACGAACCTCATTTACCGTCTGGGAGCAGCCATCGGACAGCAATGCCGGGCAATGGGCATTCACGTGAATTTTGCACCCGTGGCCGATATTAACGTTAACCCCAAAAACCCGGTCATCGGCATCCGGTCATTCGGGGAAAAGAAAGAAGAAGTCGGCAACCGTACCCTTCAATATATGCGAGGCTTGCAATCCCAGCACGTGATGGCCGTGGCTAAACATTTCCCGGGACACGGGGACACAGACGTTGATTCACACTTGACACTCCCCTTGATTCGCCACTCTGCGGCACGTATTGACACGGTTGAATTGTACCCCTTCCGTCAACTTTTCGAGGCTGGGATACCGGGCGTCATGATTGCCCATCTAAACGTACCTTCCTACGATACAACCAATATCCCGGCTTCTCTATCCAAACAGATCATCACGGATCTGCTACGCAAGAAATTACACTTTGACGGTCTGTGTTTCACGGATGCCATGAACATGAAAGGTGTCACCAAAGGAAGAACTCCCGGAGAGGCTGATGTAGAGGCGCTAGCAGCAGGAAACGATATTCTGTTATTCCCGGAAAACGTGGAAGCCTCCGTGAAAAAAATCAAAGCAGCTATCCGCAAAGGCGTTCTCACGGAAGAGATGATCGACGAAAAATGCCGAAAAGTACTTGAAGCAAAAGCAGAATTCGTACTCCCGTATGCTGCAGCCGTGGACACCGCCCGGCTGACCGAACGATTGAGTTCCCCATCAGCCAAAGCTTTATTACAAGAAACATACGCCAAAGCGATTACTCTCGTGAAAAATGACGGCCTCCTGCTCCCGTTGACACATTTAGACACGCTACGCATTGCCTCATTGAATTTTGGTGACCGAAAAGCCCCCGTTTTCGAGAGTACACTAGAGAAATACGCCCCTTGCGCTCACTTTTCTCTATCTCCCAGTGCCTCAAAAGAAAAAGTGGAAAAACTGATTAACAATCTATCAGAATACAATTGTGTTATCCTGTATAACAGTGCCGCCCGCAACACGGCATCCCGGCAATTCGGGGCCACCATGGAACTTGTTAATGTTATCAAACAACTGAAAGGAAAACACATCGTGTTCTGCCACCCGGCCACGCCTTACGGGATTGACTTGTACAGCTACCTCCCTATGGATGCCATCATCGTGAGCTATTCACATGACACTCCCGCACAACAGTTTGCCGCTCAAGCCATATTCGGGGGCATAAACGTGAACGGAAAATTGCCTGTGAGTATCAATCACTACTACCCTGCAGGTACCGGATTATCCACCCCGAAACTGCGGTTAGGATATTACCAGCCGGAAAGTTGCGGTATGGATTCACAGATCCTACTTAAAATTGACAGCATATGCCAAGCCGCCATAAAAGCAAAAGCGACTCCTGGCTGTCAGGTTCTCGTGGCAAAAGACGGTTATGTTGTCTACAACAAAGCCTTTGGTTTCAACACTTATGACAAAAAAAAGAAAAATACGACCGACAACATATACGACATCGCCTCCATCACGAAAATAGTGGCGACTCTTCCGGCAGTCATGATGCTTTATGACCAGCAATATATAGCACTCGACTCCCCTATTGTCCGGTATTCTTATTCTCTTCGGGGAACCGACAAGCAAGATATTACTGTCAAGGAATTGTTATTACATTCAGCCGGATTAAGGGCATCTTTTTCTTTCTTCCAGCACGCCATTGACTGGGATAAAATGCAAGGCCGGTTGTTCACGACAAAATACACGAAAACCAATACCCGTAAACTCCGGGATCGACTGTACCTGAATCCCAAATTCACCTACCGGGACAGCACGTTTAATTTCACGGGGGGCGAAGGCTACTTGGTCGTTTCCCCGCATTTTTATATTCACAAGCATTTCCAAGACTCCATTCACAATTTGATTTTAAACTCCAAACTGCTACCCCAGAAAAAATACACTTACAGCGACCTTGGATTCGTACTATTAAAAGACATCGTGGAAGAACAATCCGCCACACCTTTTGATGTTTATTGCCGGAAACATTTCTTTAAAAGACTGGGAGCCTATAACACGGACTTCAACGCTCATTTTAATCTCGACATGAAAAGAGTGGTTCCCGCCAATAAAGATGATATTTTCAGAAAATCCCAATTACACGGGTACGTACATGACCCGATCGCGGCACTCATGGGCGGAGTGTCCGGTAATGCCGGTTTGTTCTCCACGGCAGAAGACCTAGCCAAAATCATGAGTGTTTACTTGAACCGCGGGACATACGGGGGAGAACGTCTCATTGATTCTACGACTATCGACCTTTTCACTCAAACACACTTACCTCTCGACCAAAACAGACGGGGTCTCGGATTCGACAAACCGGAAACCTTGCCCAACAAATCAAGCCCGACCTGCAAGGAAGCTCCTTGTTCCAGTTACGGACACACGGGATTCACAGGAGCCATCGCATGGAACGATCCGGACAACCAATTAATCTACATCTTTCTATCCAACCGGATTTACCCCAACGAATTCAACGACAAACTTATCAAAGACAATATCCGTACAAAAATTCAAGAGGTCATTTATAAAGCAATTTTGAAATAG
- a CDS encoding TlpA disulfide reductase family protein: MRKLLLSIVAASMTLAACNAQSGYKVTGTVEGMPDGKAIIATVNGSSLDTLAKADVKNGSFEFTGNVSEPTGAYIMVIGQRGAIPFMLENANITVNAGQAGLTVTGSEGQKIYDQFMAINATAQQEAMKLQQEYQAANGDQAKIQAIQEAYAKLMTDAQAKETELIKANPDSYVSTFVIVSGMGQMEYEQLKERYNLLGEKAKASAQGKAIAAQIAKLESTAIGQIAPNFTITTPEGESISLYDIKGKVKLIDFWASWCGPCRGENPHVVEIYKEYHPKGLEIFGVSLDNNKEAWVKAIADDGLVWKHGSDLKGWQSAPAQLYSVSGIPHTVLLDENNKIIAKNLRGDELKQKIAELLK, translated from the coding sequence ATGAGAAAACTTTTATTATCAATCGTTGCAGCAAGTATGACCCTTGCAGCATGTAACGCCCAAAGTGGTTACAAAGTTACCGGAACGGTAGAAGGAATGCCGGACGGTAAAGCTATTATCGCAACTGTTAATGGCAGTAGCCTTGACACATTAGCAAAAGCTGACGTGAAGAACGGTTCATTTGAATTTACCGGAAACGTAAGCGAACCTACCGGTGCGTATATCATGGTTATCGGTCAAAGAGGAGCTATTCCATTTATGTTGGAAAATGCAAATATCACGGTCAATGCAGGACAGGCAGGATTAACTGTTACAGGTAGCGAAGGTCAAAAAATATATGACCAATTCATGGCAATTAATGCAACTGCTCAACAAGAGGCCATGAAATTGCAACAAGAATATCAAGCAGCTAATGGAGATCAAGCTAAAATACAAGCAATCCAAGAAGCTTACGCTAAATTAATGACAGATGCTCAAGCTAAAGAAACTGAATTAATCAAAGCTAACCCGGATTCTTATGTTTCAACTTTCGTTATCGTATCCGGCATGGGACAAATGGAATACGAGCAGTTGAAAGAAAGATATAACTTACTGGGTGAAAAAGCAAAAGCTAGCGCACAAGGTAAAGCTATTGCAGCTCAAATCGCTAAATTAGAAAGCACAGCTATTGGCCAAATCGCTCCGAACTTCACGATCACGACCCCGGAAGGAGAATCAATCTCTTTGTATGACATCAAGGGTAAAGTGAAATTAATCGATTTTTGGGCTTCATGGTGTGGGCCTTGCCGCGGTGAAAATCCTCATGTAGTTGAAATCTACAAAGAATACCACCCGAAAGGATTGGAAATCTTCGGTGTATCTTTGGATAACAACAAAGAGGCTTGGGTAAAAGCTATCGCTGATGACGGTTTGGTATGGAAACACGGTTCTGATTTGAAAGGCTGGCAATCAGCTCCTGCACAATTATACAGTGTAAGCGGAATTCCTCACACAGTATTATTGGACGAAAATAACAAAATCATTGCTAAAAATTTAAGAGGTGATGAATTAAAACAAAAGATTGCTGAATTATTGAAATAA
- a CDS encoding tetratricopeptide repeat protein, which yields MKKFGVIIFFCLATLGVSAQWNTANMLRVGKSAIMFDDYVSAIENFNNIIRIKPFLSEPYFFRGLAKLNLDDFEGAIRDYTQAIELNPNYFHAYMYRGIAYHNMKQYEEAMHDYNTAIAINPGEAYVYANRAITEADMGDYKAAEKDYSKALIIDKNLLPAYLNRAIMREKLGDQEGAIADCNMAIKLNMFSDDAYGLRGYLRFQAKEYHDAIEDYNKALKINPENKRILMSRAITWYEMKKYPEALEDYTAVLKVDSTYAYAYYNRALLRSEIGDVNNAIQDFDQVLEMNPDNILIYFNRGLLKMEIKDYEGAYNDFSQSISIYPDFVKAYLARAATSMDMRDYDAAEKDRYKAEEIMDRYRRMKDGDQNALVDTTENFKRLIDINSRDDRMKDVINGRLQDRNVIIELQDMFIVQYLSLDTLRKGKVQYFDKRIMKFNQEHNYNPALTVSNKKFNYPREFEDNYIESLSSDIRKNKNVTDALLLRGSLYLNRGDYTKAIEDFRAVLEREPNHLFALMNLASARSRMYDYIESIEEKTSRVVGEEKKVERNVDYSLVLEGNNKCLEIDPEFVFAMFNIANVYAKSGEIQKAIDMYTKVLEVDKDIAEAYFNRGLLYIYQGNRSAANVDLSKAGELGLTDSYSIIKRYCSVEEE from the coding sequence ATGAAGAAATTTGGCGTTATTATATTCTTCTGTTTGGCGACATTGGGAGTGTCGGCACAATGGAATACGGCAAATATGTTGCGAGTGGGGAAGAGTGCGATCATGTTTGACGACTACGTGAGCGCGATCGAGAATTTCAATAATATCATACGGATAAAACCTTTTTTATCCGAACCTTATTTTTTCCGGGGACTGGCAAAGTTGAACTTGGATGATTTCGAAGGGGCTATCCGGGATTACACGCAGGCGATTGAGCTGAACCCGAACTATTTCCATGCTTATATGTACCGGGGGATCGCCTATCATAATATGAAACAGTACGAGGAGGCCATGCATGATTATAATACGGCGATAGCGATCAATCCGGGAGAGGCTTACGTGTATGCGAACAGGGCAATTACCGAGGCAGATATGGGAGATTACAAGGCGGCGGAGAAGGATTATTCGAAGGCGTTGATTATCGATAAGAATTTATTACCGGCATATTTGAACCGGGCGATCATGCGGGAGAAACTGGGCGATCAAGAAGGAGCAATCGCGGATTGTAACATGGCTATCAAATTGAATATGTTTTCGGATGATGCTTATGGTTTGAGGGGATATTTAAGGTTTCAAGCAAAAGAGTATCACGATGCGATAGAGGATTACAACAAGGCTTTGAAGATTAACCCGGAGAATAAGCGGATTCTTATGAGCCGGGCGATTACCTGGTACGAGATGAAGAAATATCCCGAGGCGTTGGAGGATTACACGGCCGTCTTGAAGGTGGATAGTACTTATGCGTATGCTTATTATAATCGGGCTTTGTTGAGATCGGAAATCGGGGATGTGAATAATGCCATTCAAGATTTTGACCAGGTGTTGGAAATGAACCCGGATAACATACTGATTTATTTCAATCGCGGGTTATTGAAGATGGAGATCAAGGATTACGAGGGGGCTTATAACGACTTCTCTCAAAGTATATCAATATACCCGGATTTCGTGAAGGCGTATCTGGCAAGGGCCGCGACGAGTATGGATATGCGGGATTACGATGCGGCCGAAAAGGACCGTTACAAGGCGGAAGAGATCATGGACCGATATCGGCGAATGAAGGATGGGGATCAGAATGCTTTGGTGGATACCACGGAGAATTTTAAGCGATTGATAGATATAAACTCCCGGGATGACCGGATGAAAGACGTGATCAACGGACGTTTGCAAGACCGGAACGTGATTATCGAATTACAGGATATGTTTATCGTGCAGTACCTGTCGCTGGATACGTTGCGGAAAGGGAAAGTGCAATATTTCGACAAGCGGATCATGAAGTTTAATCAGGAGCATAATTATAACCCGGCTTTGACAGTTTCAAATAAGAAGTTTAATTACCCGAGGGAATTCGAGGATAATTATATCGAGAGCTTGTCTTCGGATATCCGGAAAAACAAGAATGTTACGGATGCTTTGTTACTGCGCGGTTCATTGTATCTGAACCGGGGAGATTACACGAAAGCGATCGAGGATTTCCGTGCTGTATTGGAGCGAGAGCCGAATCATCTGTTTGCTTTGATGAATTTGGCAAGTGCCCGTTCCCGAATGTACGATTACATCGAGTCGATAGAAGAGAAGACTTCCCGTGTCGTAGGCGAGGAGAAGAAAGTGGAGCGCAACGTGGATTACTCTTTGGTGCTGGAAGGGAATAACAAATGCTTGGAGATTGATCCGGAGTTCGTTTTTGCCATGTTTAATATTGCTAACGTGTATGCCAAGAGCGGTGAGATTCAGAAAGCAATTGATATGTACACGAAAGTGCTGGAAGTGGATAAGGATATAGCCGAGGCTTATTTTAACCGAGGTTTACTCTATATATACCAAGGAAACCGGAGCGCTGCTAACGTGGATTTGAGTAAGGCCGGGGAACTTGGATTAACGGATTCTTACAGTATTATCAAGCGCTATTGTTCGGTGGAGGAAGAGTGA